Proteins encoded within one genomic window of Fragaria vesca subsp. vesca linkage group LG1, FraVesHawaii_1.0, whole genome shotgun sequence:
- the LOC101309377 gene encoding probable caffeoyl-CoA O-methyltransferase At4g26220-like isoform 2: MEHTAGSKKELPDPDLLQDDEESQKNSCAVRANENTRKRHPLTDKPLLQTEELYEYVMKTGVYPREPNPLKEIRIASATHPMAYIGTAPDAGQLIAILLKLANSKNTIEIGVFTGYSLLLTALTIPDDGKITAIDIDRKAYEIGLPIITKAGVEHKIDFIESPALPILDKLLENPEKEGSFDFAFVDADKNNYWNYHKRLMKLIKVGGFVVYDNTLWGGTVALPEEDVPEPLRERRLFIIEFNKMVSADPGVEMSLVPLGDGSTICRRIC; encoded by the exons ATGGAGCACACCGCAGGAAGCAAAAAGGAATTGCCTGATCCAGACTTGTTGCAAGACGATGAGGAATCACAAAAG AATTCTTGTGCAGTGAGAGCAAATGAAAACACCAGAAAGAGGCATCCGCTTACCGATAAACCTTTATTGCAGACCGAGGAATTATACGAG TATGTAATGAAGACTGGAGTGTACCCAAGAGAACCAAATCCTCTCAAGGAAATAAGGATTGCTTCTGCAACTCACCCTAT GGCTTACATAGGTACCGCACCTGATGCAGGTCAGCTGATAGCCATTCTCCTGAAACTTGCGAACAGCAAAAACACAATTGAAATTGGAGTTTTTACCGGATACTCTCTTCTCCTCACGGCTCTTACGATTCCTGATGATGGCAAG ATTACAGCCATAGACATCGACCGAAAAGCATATGAAATAGGGTTGCCGATCATCACCAAAGCTGGTGTGGAACACAAAATTGACTTCATTGAGTCCCCAGCTCTGCCTATTTTGGACAAACTCTTAGAAAAC CCAGAGAAGGAAGGGAGCTTCGACTTTGCTTTTGTTGATGCAGACAAGAACAACTACTGGAACTACCACAAAAGGCTAATGAAACTGATCAAGGTTGGTGGATTTGTTGTCTATGATAATACACTCTGGGGAGGGACAGTTGCTTTGCCTGAAGAGGATGTTCCAGAGCCTCTAAGGGAACGAAGGCTATTCATAATTGAGTTTAACAAAATGGTTTCTGCTGACCCTGGCGTCGAAATGTCCCTAGTTCCATTGGGTGATGGGAGCACAATTTGCAGGCGCATTTGCTAA
- the LOC101309377 gene encoding probable caffeoyl-CoA O-methyltransferase At4g26220-like isoform 1 codes for MEHTAGSKKELPDPDLLQDDEESQKNSCAVRANENTRKRHPLTDKPLLQTEELYEYVMKTGVYPREPNPLKEIRIASATHPMAYIGTAPDAGQLIAILLKLANSKNTIEIGVFTGYSLLLTALTIPDDGKITAIDIDRKAYEIGLPIITKAGVEHKIDFIESPALPILDKLLENVNEQDIYAYILDFFNVFLLLFVNLKCLKLVFMLQPEKEGSFDFAFVDADKNNYWNYHKRLMKLIKVGGFVVYDNTLWGGTVALPEEDVPEPLRERRLFIIEFNKMVSADPGVEMSLVPLGDGSTICRRIC; via the exons ATGGAGCACACCGCAGGAAGCAAAAAGGAATTGCCTGATCCAGACTTGTTGCAAGACGATGAGGAATCACAAAAG AATTCTTGTGCAGTGAGAGCAAATGAAAACACCAGAAAGAGGCATCCGCTTACCGATAAACCTTTATTGCAGACCGAGGAATTATACGAG TATGTAATGAAGACTGGAGTGTACCCAAGAGAACCAAATCCTCTCAAGGAAATAAGGATTGCTTCTGCAACTCACCCTAT GGCTTACATAGGTACCGCACCTGATGCAGGTCAGCTGATAGCCATTCTCCTGAAACTTGCGAACAGCAAAAACACAATTGAAATTGGAGTTTTTACCGGATACTCTCTTCTCCTCACGGCTCTTACGATTCCTGATGATGGCAAG ATTACAGCCATAGACATCGACCGAAAAGCATATGAAATAGGGTTGCCGATCATCACCAAAGCTGGTGTGGAACACAAAATTGACTTCATTGAGTCCCCAGCTCTGCCTATTTTGGACAAACTCTTAGAAAACGTAAACGAACAAGACATATATGCATACATATTGGATTTTTTCAATGTTTTCCTTCTTCTTTTTGTAAATTTGAAGTGCTTGAAGTTGGTTTTCATGCTGCAGCCAGAGAAGGAAGGGAGCTTCGACTTTGCTTTTGTTGATGCAGACAAGAACAACTACTGGAACTACCACAAAAGGCTAATGAAACTGATCAAGGTTGGTGGATTTGTTGTCTATGATAATACACTCTGGGGAGGGACAGTTGCTTTGCCTGAAGAGGATGTTCCAGAGCCTCTAAGGGAACGAAGGCTATTCATAATTGAGTTTAACAAAATGGTTTCTGCTGACCCTGGCGTCGAAATGTCCCTAGTTCCATTGGGTGATGGGAGCACAATTTGCAGGCGCATTTGCTAA